The nucleotide window TGGGAAGTTCAATGACGATGCCCAGGTCGACTAATAAATTTAACGTGTTGTAGACCGTGGCCATACTGAGGTTAGGTAGTTGCTCAGCCAATGCTGCGAAGATGGTTTCGACAGCTGGATGGTTATGGTGAGTCACCAAGTAAGTTAAGATGATTTGACGTTGCGGGGTCACCCGGACGTGGTGTTCCTTCAGGGTCTGTAGGGCCTGATTTAAAAGTTGTTGCTGACTAGCCAAGGTTTTCCCTCCTTTTTAGAATGAATCTAGTTTGACTCTATTAAACCACATTTTGACGAGAGTGCCAGTGTTCTGCTTACTTTAGAATTATTTGTCATTAAAATGAAATTTTTTAATCATGATCATTTACTTTGGGCGGTCAAAGAGTACAATGGATTTGTTGTTAAGTAATAACGATTCTAAATTACTCAGAAATTGTTTGTTGTCCCAAACTTTTATTTACAACACGTGTTAAGATAGATGGGAACAGTTTGTGTGTAAATTCAGGGGGTAGATATGATGAAAAGAAATAAGAAGCCGGCGACACTGGCCCAACGAATCAATGTTTTACGGGCGAGCGTGATGGGTGCTAACGATGGTATCCTGTCCGTTGCTGGGATCGTTGTGGGGGTTGCTGGGGCGGCCACTAGTAGTTTTGCAATCTTTATTTCTGGCATTGCCGGTATGATTGCTGGTACGGTGTCCATGGCAATGGGGGAGTATGTCTCCGTCAACACGCAAAAGGATGCGCAGCGCAAAGCGATTGAAACGCAGACCGCGGCATTGGACGACGATTATCAAGGTGAGGTTGATTTCATCCGAGAAAAATACATCGCGAGTGGCATCAAGCCGGAATTGGCAACTCAGGCTACTAAGGAAATGATGGCCAATGATCCACTTAAGGCTAGCGTTCGGGAGCGGTTTGGATTTAACGTTGGTGAGTATACCAACCCATTTTCAGCAGCGATTGCTTCCATGATCTCTTTTCCAACTGGGTCAATCTTGCCTTTGGTGTCAATTAGCCTGTTACCAAAAGACTGGCGGATTCTCGGAACGTTTATTGCAGTGGTGATTGCGTTGTCGATTACCGGCTACGTGGCCGCTACGTTGGGGAACGCCAATCGCCGCAACGGGACTATGCGGAACGTAATCGCTGGAATTTTAACGATGCTCGTAACCTACGGCATCGGCCATCTATTTGCCTAGGGGGGTTCGAAGATGGAAGTAAACGAAGAGGTTCACGAAAAAAAACAGAAGAAACAAAAGCAACACCAAACTATGGATGAAAAATTAAACACGTTGCGGGCTGGTGTGCTCGGTTCTAATGATGGGATTCTAACCGTCGTTGGTGTATTGTTCAGTGTTGCCGCTGCCACGACTAACCAATTTACGATTTTTATTGCGGGATTGTCTGACCTACTAGCTTGTGCGTTTTCGATGGCTTCTGGTGAGTACGCTTCGGTTAGTACACAAAAGGACACTGAAAAAGCTGCAGTGGCCAAGGAACAGGCTTTGTTGCAGAGTAACTACGCTGATCAACAGGCTGCTGTTCAAAAGTTCTATGAGGAACGGGGCGTTACGCCCGAAACGTCTTTGGCGATTGCACAGGATCTGATGCACAAGGATGCATTGGCTACGGTGGTCAATGTCAAGGAAGATATTCAGTTGGGGCACTACATGAATCCTTGGGATGCAGCCTTTTCTTCACTGATTGCTGCTTCACTAGGAGGCACGTTCCCACTGGTTGCCATGACACTATTCCCGGCGGCAACGCAATGGCCAGCGACCATTGTGGCCGTGCTGTTATCCGTAACGTTGACGGGATACCTGAGCGCTAAGCTGGGACACGGGTTAGTTAAAACAGCCATTATTCGTAACGTCATTGTCGGTATCATTACGATGTTTATTCACTATTACGTCGGTCAATTCTTCTAATGGAATTCCAGGATTCTTAACATTTTGGCGGGGACGTAGTGTACAATGGGACAAACATCTCTGTGAAAGTGAGGAAACTGGCATGAAGCGCAAAATGAGTTTATTTTCTTTGATCATGTTAACGCTGAGCGCCATCATTGGGTCCGGCTGGCTATTCGGCGCGGGGATGGCTGCTCAGATTGCAGGACCTGCTTCAATTCTATCCTGGATATTGGGGGCCGTTGTGATTGGCCTGATTGCATTAAATTACATTGAATTAGGGACCATGTTCCCGACGAGCGGTGGGATGAGTCAATACGCCGCTTTTTCACATGGTCCGTTACTGGGGTTTGTCGCCGGTTGGTCGAATTGGTTGTCACTCCTGACGATTATTCCGATCGAAGCCGTGGCGGCGGTGCAGTACATGAGTTCCTGGCCCTGGAGTTGGGCTAATTGGACGCGGGGGTTTCTTAAAGCTGGTAATATTACCAACGAAGGATTAGTCATTGTCTTTCTCTTTATCTTGGCTTTCACCCTCTTAAACTTTTGGTCAGTCAAGTTGCTGACCCGGTTCACCAGTTTTATTTCGATGTTTAAATTATTGATTCCAACGTTGACCATTATCGTGTTGATCTGGACGGGTTTTGAGACCCAAAACTTTGCCCACGCGGCGGGGTTCATGCCAAGTGGTAGCGCGTCAATCTTCTCAGCAACCACAGCTGCGGGAATCATCTTTTCCTACAATGCCTTTCAAACGACCATTAACATGGGAAATGAAATTGAACATCCGGAGAAAAATATTTTTTGGAGCATTGTGATTGCTTTTGGTATCAGTGCCATTATTTATACGATGCTCCAGGTGGCCTTCATTGGGGCCGTTCCTGCTGGGAACCTCGCCCATGGTTGGCACGGTGTGAACTTCCAGTCGCCATTCGCAGACATTGCGATTCTATTAAACTTAGGTTGGCTGTCGACACTGCTGTATCTGGACGCATTCGTGTCGCCGTTTGGAACTGGCGTTTCCTTCGTGGCCACTACTAGTCGGGCGTTAGCTGCCATGACTGGGAGCAAGCACATGCCGACCAAATTGGGTGAAGTTAACCGCAAGTATCAGACGCCGCGGCGGGCCATGGTCGTCAACCTGTTGCTAGGGGTCGTACTGGTCGCTGGATTTCGGAATTGGAGTGCACTATCCAACGTGATTTCGACGTCTACGCTGATTGCTTACCTGACGGGGCCAGTCACGGTGACGGCGTTGCGGCGCCAAGCGCCCAACTTTATTCGGCCATTTCGCCTCCATGCGGTACACTGGTGGTCACCACTGGCATACATTTTGGCTAGTCTAGCCATTTATTGGGCTAAGTGGCCAACCACTATTGAAGTTTTTGGGGTCATTGCCCTGGGACTAGTTTTCTACGTTTATTATGAAGTACGACAACCGGCAGGCTGGTACGCTTTACGTGCAAGTCTAAAGGGAAGTCGCTGGTTACTAGCAGAAATGATCTGGCTGACGATTATGTCGTTGATCGGGAGTCATGAGTTTGGCGGTATTGGCTTTGCAGCCTATCCGTGGGACTTTGTCTTGGTAACGCTGGGGAGCTTGGGCTGTTACTATCTAGGGGTTCACGATGCCTACCACAGTGAATCCTTTGAGATTGCCGAGGAACTTAACTTACGAGTGAACGAGGAGTAGATTCAGGTGCGTCGTTGCGCTCTGGTGGCCAGGGACCTGAACCTTTAGTCAAAGGGCGGGCTTCTCGTTTGCTTTTAAGCCACAAAGGTCCGTTAGCTTAAAAGGTGCTCTGGTCTAGGTTTAGGTTAGCTAAGGACGCTAGTCAACGTCTTATGTCACACGTTTCGACTATAGATGTTCGGGACAAAAAAGGTTCTCAGACAAGTTGTCTGGGAACCTTTTTGGGCTTTATTCAGTTGAGAGTTTCTGTTCTACTGACGGCCTGTTGTTGCAACTAGTAAAGAATCATGATTAATGATAGCCATATTACTTGTGCCAGGTCCAAGGGCCATCAGTGGTTTGCGTGAAACCAGCAGCCACCAATACGACGTCGTCTAGGCGTTCGGGAGCAGTTAATTTCAGTGTCGTGAGCTGAAGCTCGTCGCGCCCAAAGTTAACTAGCCGGTCAACGATTTCTTGTTGCTCCGTCACAGGGAGTCGTTTGCCAATAAACCGAATCTGACCCTTGTGGGTGGTGAGGTCTAAGGCAGTGAAACCTGCCCAACCGACTAGCTTATGGGTCTGGCGCCGTTCGATACCCCACGTTAAGGCGGTACGGCTCATGGTATCGTGCATGGTGGTGTTGACCCATTCAGCTGTGGCCGCCAGGTCCTCGTTGGCAAGGTCGGCAACGTTCTTTAAATTGAAACGGGTGAGCCAGTCGAAACGAAATAAGGGGGTCAAGAGGGGATGATACCCTTCGAAACTAGACATGGATAGTGGGTCCTTTCAAAAAATGATTTATTCCCATTGTAACGGTCTTTGCGTGCAGTTACCAGTGACTTAATCGGTGTAGGCCAATCAGCTGTGCTATACTTAGGAGTGATATCTTGTTAAGTTGAAAGGGGCAGCACATATGACGGAAGAGTTTTATATTGGGACTTACACCAAGCGAATTAGCCGCGGAATCTACCGGGTCAGCGTTGACACGGCCACACCTAAGCTCATGGATTGCGAATGGCTGGCGTCAGCCGGAAGCCCAACTTACATTGCAAAGGCCAAAGCGCAACGGTTATACGTCATCAACAAAAAGGAAACTGATGGGACCACACACGGTGGCCTGATTATCTATGATGTTTCAGAAGAAAAGCCACGGGCAATTCAACAAGTCTTGGATATTGGGTCCTCACCAGCCTACGTGGCGGTCGACGAAGCTCGCCAATTAGTCTTTACGGCTAATTACCATACGGCTGCTGTAACGGTCTACGCCATCGCTGCCGATGGTACCCTGACGCTAACTGATAAGGTGATTGATCAAGATCCAGTCGGGCCAGCCCCAGAACAAGCTGACGGTCCACACCCTCATTTTGCAGACCTTACGCCAGACCAGCGGTTGGTCGTTTGTGATTTGGGCTCTGACAAGGTTTACCTGTATGATGTGTCAGCTGAGGGTAAACTTTCAGCTGTTAGCCAATTAGACTTACCAGCTGGTTATGGTCCCCGGCACATCGTGTTTGATGACAAAAAACACGTTGCCTACTTGGTCGGTGAATTGAGTAGTAACGTGGCTACGTTGAGCTATGATGCCGCTGCTGGCCAGTTTGCTGTTAAGGAAATTACATCAACGATCCCGGAAGATTGGACCGCTCACAACGGTGCCGCTGCCATTCGACTAAGTGCCGATGGTCGGTTCGTTTACGTGTCTAACCGGGGCAATAATTCTTTGGCAGTCTTTGCGACGGCTGAAGATGGTAGTCTGACGTTAGTTCAGCGGATTTCCACGGAAGGTGACTTCCCACGAGACTTCAACTGGACGGCTGATCAGAGCTTAGTCTTAGTGGTTAACCAAAATTCTGACAACGCCACGTTGTATCAACGGGACGCTCAGACTGGTAAATTAACGTTGGTTCAAAAGGACTTCATGGTGCCAGAAGGTGTCAGCGTCCTGCCAGCATAAACTAGAAAAATTAAGGCACAAGGTACTTAGTTGCTTTGTGGCGCATGTTTTAACGAGATGAACTGGTTGGTTAAAACGAAGAAGGTCTGGGACAAGCGTCTCAGGCCTTTTCTTATCGCCAATTTTGGCTTCTTAAAACGTGTGTTTCCCCGAGTACCAATTGTGCTAGAACGTGGTTAGGTGGTTTAACTATTAAACGATTATGCAGGGCCTTCGATTGGATTGACTGGCGATTCAGGGTATAAATGAGTAACGCTAGTTTTTGGGGATTTCAAAGAGGAGGACTGTGACATGGGGGAACGACTTTCTTTAGAACCAGCTGCGGTAGCGGTTTGTGAGGACAATAGTGCCCACCCGCGCTCGTATGAGTTGATTCCGGATGCTGGTCGGCAACTGTTAAGTGATTTTCAGGACCGGCCCATTGCTAAGGACGAGGTGACGATTGAAGATGAACCTTGTGACACTGGTGAATGGGGTATCATTAACGTTCGCTACATTCGGCCAATTGGGGCATTTGGCCGGTTGCCTGTGATCTTTTACATTCACGGTGGTGGGTGGGTCTTCGGAGACAGTCACACACATGATAAATTAATTCGTGAGTTGGCGGTTAGGACGCATTCAGTGGTCATTTTTCCAGATTATTCATTGGCGCCGGAGGCTCAGTATCCCACGGCAATTGAGCAAAATTATGCGGTTCTCTGCCAAACGGCGGCAGCCCACGGCCTGTGGGATGCTAGCCATCTGATTGTAGCTGGGGACGGCGTTGGCGGTAATTTGGCCACCGTGATGACCCTGATGGCCAAGCAGCGGAAGGGTCCCAGGATTACTGGTCAGTTGTTGTATTACCCAGTAACTGATACGGACTTCGAAACGGCTTCGTATCAAGAATTTGGTGAGGGCTACGGCTTAGCTAGCGCCGGGATGCAGTGGTTCTGGGACCAGTATGCACCTGACTCGGAAGACCGGGAGAAAAGTACGGTGGCTCCGCTAAAGGCAGATCAGTCAGAGCTGGTCGAATTACCGGCCGCCATGATTTTGACGGCAGAAGCGGATGTGACTAGAGATGAGGCCGAAGCCTATGCTTGTCGTCTTCGCCAGGTGGGGGTGGCGGTCACGCAGGTCCGGTTCCAGGGGATGGTCCATGATTTTGTCATGCTGAATGCGTTGGACAAGACGCGGGCTTGTCGGGCCGCCATGGACCTCTCGACCCAGTGGGTCATGCAACAACAACACTTGCTGGCTAACGTCTTTGACTGAAATAGTGGACACTGGTTCGTTTGCCAAATGAATTTTAAGTAAAAATCAGCTGAGGTTGCAGACAATTTATCCGCAACCTCAGCTACTTTGTTGGAAGATTAAAAGCTTCTAAAGGTCAGCTAAGTGGATTGTATTCACGATATTAACGTAAATTAAGCAATCTAGTGGAACCTTTCGCCTTACGCAGTGTTCCACTAGTTCAATTCAGTGGGTAGTGTGTGTTAAAGTAAGCCGCCATTGTCTGGAGGTGGTGTTCCAGACTGAGTCGTTTGACCACACCCAGACCGGGGAAGTGGTGCTGGGTGTGGTAGGCTGCGAGTTCTTGGGCCGCGGGTGTTTGAACACTAGTAGGTTGTTGCGGTAACCATTCAGCCAATTTGGCAACGGCTTGAAAGAACTTTTCCTTGGGATGCTTGAAGTCTGAGCGGTCGTCGGAAACGAAGCGGTGAATGCGAAGCTGCTCACCCGAAAAGTAGGTCAGATGGAGGGTGACCGCCCGGGCTGGGTAGCCGTGCTCACTGTAGTGGCCGCCACCAATGGTGTAGTCGCTGAATCCTTGATAGTGATTCTGAGTGGCTAGTTCCCAGTCATTGCTGAAAAAGCCGTCTTCAATGTCGGCATAGCTACGGTCGTGTTCCGGCAACCAAGCGTGATCAAAGAGGCTAATGGTTGGTCGCTGCAGGAGCTGCCGAATCCGAGCTTCTGGTGGGACTAACAAGTAGGTCACATTGGTTAAAATGCCAGCGTGCTGGGCTGCCAAAAGTTCGTCATATTGTCGACCAATCAGTAAAGTCTGCCGACCAGCGATTGGGGGACTAGCCACCGTGGTCGGGGTTAAAATATGACCAACGATGAGATTGGGATTATCGCGCCAACCCTGCCAGTCGTAAAGCTTTTGTTGCGTCAGCGCGTAATCGCTGACCGTAGGGTTCGCGATAAGGACCAGTGGCTGATCATGGTCCACGAAGGCGGCTACGGTTTGGGGGAGGGCCCGGATATCTCGAACGGGTTCGATAATGGGAATGATGTTACGTGGTAATATCCGTTGTTCAGCAATCTTTTTTAAGGCTAGAAGGTCGTACTGCCGACCACGAAAATAAGGGAAGTACAGCATTATGAACGCTCCTTTAGCTGTTCCTGTAAGGTGTGCAACTCTAGGTTTAAAGCATCTACCTCAGTCTGCAGGGCCGTCACAGCTGTCGATTGCGTATCCTCAATGAATTGCTCGTAAAAGTTAGCCTCCGGATCGTAAATGTCGTAGTGTTGGTGGCGCTTTTTGAGTTCTTGGTAGAGACGGTCGGTACCGTATTGCTTGAGACCGGTGGCCATGTGCTTGGCCTTGCCAACTTCACGAGCCTGTGAGGCAATAAACCGGGTGGTCAGCTGACTAGCTGGCACCTGCAAATCTTGGCGTCGTGGTGGGCGCGTCACGGTGAGATAGCCCGGTGCAACGGGAGTCTCAGTTGCAGTGGCTAAAAGTTCCTGAGCAAACGGTCGGTAAATGAGGACCCCGATGCCCGCGGGGATTTCGTCAGCCACTTCTTGGTAGAGGTCGAGTGGCAAGACGAAGTAGTTGTAGTGACCGACGAAGGAGAGCTTGGCTTTAGAATGAAAGTCACTCTTAGAGACCTTAAGTTCGTAACAACGCCATTCAATGTCGCCACTAGGCAATTCTTGGTAACTAAGCGTGTCAACGATGCCTTGCTCATCTGGCATGGTGACCTCTTCAACGGCAAAAGCACCTGCTTCTCTACAGTAATAGTAGAGGGTTTGTTCCATGGCAAGGGTCAATTTAGTTTTCATCGAATACCTCCTGGTGCCAAAAGTTCTGGATGGCTGTTGTTAGTTGTTCGGGTCGGTAGAGTCGTTGGAAATGTTGCCAGTGGCGCGGATATAGGTGCGTATAACGGGGGCTGGCAAAGCGTTGATCCATTAATAGAATGATACCTACGTCTTTGGATCCCCGAATTAACCGACCAGCAGCCTGAAAGACGTTGTTGAGGCCGGGCAACTGATAGGCAAAGGCGAATCCACGTTGGGACTGCGCATCGAAGTAGTCGCGAATTAAATCGGTCTCCGGATTGATACCAGGGAGACCGACACTCACGATGCCTACACCAATCAGACGGTCGGCCTTGAGGTCGATACCTTCGGCAAAAATACCGCCAAGCAGGGCGAATCCCACTAGCGTTTGTGCGGGGTCAGCCACAAAATTGGCAAGAAAGGCAGTACGGTCGGCCTCAGCCATTTGTGCCTCTTGAATCACAGTTTTGACGTGTGGATAGGCCAGTTGAAAGGCCTGACTTACATCGAGGAGGTAGCTACGGGAGGGCAGAAAGATGAGGTAGTTGCCCTGCTTTCCGTCGATCATGGTTTTAATGGCCAGCAGAATGTTAGCGAGATTGGCGTTACGTTGCTTATAAGTTGTTTGAATGTAGGTAGTGACCATAATGGCTTGGTGCTGTGGTTCAAAGGGTGAAGCCAATCGGTAGGCCAGACTGTCGGTGTCTCCACCCAGGACGGTTTGGTAATAGTCCATTGGTGACAGGGTGGCTGAGAAGAGAACCGCTCCATGGCCTAGTGCCAAACTATCCGCCAGAAAGGCACTGGGGTCCAAACAAAGTTCTTTCAGGGTGATGTTGCCATCGATAATTTCCAAGCGCATGCGGTAGGTTTCGTCAAAATACTCACCGATTCGTTGATAGCTGATGGCTGCAAAGTAATAGTCCAGGATGGCCTGTGTGAACGGAGTTTGTGGTTGGTCGACGAGCCAATCATGAATCGCTTCTACTAGGCGACTGAGGTCGTGATCGAAGTTTTCGGGTGGCGTGAGGAAGGTGCTGTCTGTCTGATTTTCCGCTAGCAGAGGTGCGGCCACATCGTCAAAGGTAGCGCGCAAGTCGAGGAGCCGGCGGTGCAACTTTTTGCTGGATTGGGGTAGGTCCCGACTTTGATTAATCAGGTGGTCGAGTGGTTGGCTGCTGATGGCCGCGGAGTACATTTCACGGGACCGGTTGACCAAGTTGTGGGCTTCATCAATTAGAAAAAAGTTGTTAGGATCTTCGGTGGCGAAGAAACGCTGCAGGTGGACCTGCGGATCGAAGAGGTAGTTATAATCACCGATAATGACGTCACAAAAAAGACTGGCATCTAGTTGGAATTCAAAGGGGTCCAGGGTGTGTTTACGTGCGTATTTTTCGATGACAGGGCGGGTCAGTTGGTCATTGTTCTGAATAAGATCTAGCAGCGCGGGTTTTAACCGATCATAGTAACCCAACATGTACGGGTTTTCTTCGGGCAGTAAGTCGGTTTCTTCGGGAAATTTGATTTTGTCCTTGGCAGTCAGCGTGATGCTTTTTAGTTTGAGTCCCTGTGTGGCCATCATAGCAATAGCTTCTTCAGCCACTCGACGCGTACTTTGCTTGGCAGTCAAATAAAAGATACGCTGAATCAAGCTTTCGCCGATGGCTTTGATGCTGGGGAAAAGAGTCGAAATTGTTTTACCCGTCCCAGTGGGAGCCTCGGCAAAGAGTCGTTTGCTGGTTAAAATTGTTTTGTAAACGGCGACGGCTAGCTCTCGTTGGCCTGGTCGGTAGTGGTCGAATGGGAAGGTCAACTGCTGAATGGTGGGGTCGCGCCGTGCTTGCAGATCCGAGCGGAATTTGAGCCAGGTAACGTACTCGGTGATGACCCCATCAAAGAATGTTTGGGCGTCTGATTTACTAATTATTTGGGTCTTCTGGGTGGTGGTTTCAGTATTCGTCTGAAAGTAAGTCAGGGTGAGCGTTACCGCATTTAAATCAGGCGCTTTTTCCATCAGTAAGTGCGCGTAGATCTTGACTTGAGCCCAGTAAAGGGTCAAGGTGTTCTTACTCAGCTGGTCAAAGACGGTTTCAGATGTTTTGATTTCTTCAATTTCAGCGGTGTCATCCGTGAGCGTTACGCCATCGGCGCGGCCATGTAGGAGATACGGATGGCCATTGAGCGTTAATTCTTGCTCAAGGTAGTACTCTTTTTGGTAGTTTTCGTCGCGTTGCTTCTGAAGACGACGGTGAATCTGGGCGCCTAACAGGGCGGTGTTTTGACTACCTGAGGTGTTACTCAGGTCGCCCGTTCGTAGAGTGAATTCGACTAATTCACGAACCCCCAATTTATTTGTCATACCGGCGTCTCCTCCATTTCTGGCAATATCATACCACACTTTTACCTTGGTTTGAACGCGTGTTCGTGAACCAGGAGGTCTTGTGAAAAAGAATAAATAGTCTTGGCAAATGTAACGTAAGCGCTTACAATATAGATAGAGGTGAGACGTATGAAGACGATAGGATTTCCTCTTTATCAAAGTATCCCGACGACTGAGCAGACTGATAGCTTACAGAGAGCTTGTCAACACTATCGTGGCACGGCTATTATTAAGATCAATGATGTCGAATTAGACCCCTTGAATCCAGAATTAGGACGTGAATTGGCTCGGTACGCGGGTCAGTTCGTCCAAGTTGTTACGGATGGTCCGGATGAAGCCAATCTTGCGTCAACGATTCACCAGCAACTAGTAGCCCAGAAGTTCTGTTACTGAATCCCTTGACGATGTTGGGGAATTTCACTAAGCTCAGAGTGAGTGCTGAGGAGGCGTTGTGCTTGACGCAAGAGCAAGTTGAACGGTTATGTCGGATTGCCCCTAAGTATGGACTTTACTTGGAACATCAAGGTTCAGTCATTACTAAGGTCGATGAACAAACCACAGACCTGGACACCGCAAAGTATATGCCAGATCAGTTTATCGATCTTCTCTCTCAGATGATTGCGACTAAGATGAAGGTGGATCTCTGGCAATGGCAATAAGTATGTAAACGAAAGAGCGTGCGCTAGGAGGCGATTAGCTGCCTTTCAGCGCACGTTTTAGAAATACAGCAAAAAAGGTTTGGGACAAAGTCTCAAGCCTTTTTTGCTTTGAACCTATTATAGTTGAAACGTGCGCCAACAGGCAGTCAACTTCGCTTAACCCCGATAGACCAACAATCCAAGACCAGGATTATTCGTCTATCGACGTTAATGCTCATTGACTAACCGCCTCTTGCCTCACTCTCTTTTGTTACGCTTCTTCCCAACGATCGAAATCTTTGGCGTGACTGTCTAAGTAAGCCAGGGCTTCCTTGGCCAGGGACTCACTTGCAGCGGTAAAGTCATGTTCAGTGTCTTCGCCATCAGCGTCGGCTTCATCACGAAGAAAGCCAGCAGCTAGGTCGAGGTATTTGGTTCGTCGACCAACCCCGCTGTCTTTAAATAGGTCATCTAATCCAGTTAAATCTGTTTTAGCAGCAGCTGACACCTGCTGTGCCAAGTCTTGCTTGGGCCCTAACTTGCTAGCAGCGTAGTCCATTAAGAAGTCGTTCATGTCAACAATAATGGCATGACGGGCTGCCCGTTCATTTTTCTTTGCCACTTTTGGTCACCTCTTAATTTCATTCTAGTCAATTCCGTTATATTACGCAATTAATTCCCTGAAATTAAATGATTAATCGGTTATGGGGGGTAAATATCGTGATATTAGAGAATTTATACAGAAACTGGCAACATTTACCGAAAATTTACACGATTGCGACGAATAATTTATATTCATCGCTTAGAATCAAGGTTGTAAGTTAAGGGGAGGCACCACGAGTATTGCTGCTTAGCTTACGCGTGTGGTGGTTCTACTATCTTAAAAAAGACATGGAGTGACTGAGATGAATAAGGGATCAAAATTAGCAATGGGGATTGCAACAATTAGTTTACTTTTGGTTGGTTGTGGCAAGGCAACGAGCTCAACTAGCAGCAAGAGTAGCAGTAGCAGCGAGGCTTTATCGGGGAAGGTTACCGCAGTTGGTTCAACCGCGTTACAACCATTGGCAGCCAAAGCTGGTGCTAATTTCCAATCCAAGAACAGCAAGGTTAACTTGACCGTTCAAGGTGGGGGTTCTGGGACTGGGTTAAGCCAAGTGCAAGCCGGTGCCGTATCAATCGGTAACTCAGATATCTTCGCTGAAGAAAAGGACGGAATTAAAGCCGACAAGTTAACTGACCACAAGGTCGCCGTTGTTGGGATGGCTCCCGTTGTGAACAAAGATACCGGTGTTAAGAACTTGAAGATGGCGCAATTAAAGCAAATCTTCACGGGTAAGATCACGAACTGGAAAGAAGTTGGTGGTAAGGATCAAAAGATCGTTATCGTTAACCGGGCACAAGGAAGTGGGACCCGAGCAACCTTTGAAAATGCTGTCTTGAAGGGTGCAACTGCCATCAAGTCACAAGAACAAGACTCTAACGGTGCCGTTCAAAAGATCGTTTCTTCAACACCAGGGGCCGTTAGTTACTTGGCCTTCTCATACTTCACAAACAAGTTACAAGCCGTTTCAATCGACAACGTAACGCCAACGGATAACAACGTTGAAAACAACAAATGGAAGATCTGGTCTTACGAACACATGTACACGAAGGGAACACCTGACAAGGTCACTGCTGCCTTCCTGAAGTACATGGATTCCAAGACGGTGCAAGATAGCTTAGTTAAAGACATGGGCTACATCAGTATTCACGACATGAAAGTGACGAAGGATGCTAAGGGAACTGTTACCCAAAACTAGGCACAACTTAGATTACTAGTGGTAAGTCACAGGGTGGAGGTGCGGTCGTAGCACCTTCACTTTTTTTAAGGGGGAGTCAATCTATGGAACAAACAAATTTTCAACTTAAGAAACAAGACGCCCAGTCCAACGAGTGGTCGGCACGGTTACACCATGCCACCCG belongs to Levilactobacillus yonginensis and includes:
- a CDS encoding GNAT family N-acetyltransferase, with translation MSSFEGYHPLLTPLFRFDWLTRFNLKNVADLANEDLAATAEWVNTTMHDTMSRTALTWGIERRQTHKLVGWAGFTALDLTTHKGQIRFIGKRLPVTEQQEIVDRLVNFGRDELQLTTLKLTAPERLDDVVLVAAGFTQTTDGPWTWHK
- a CDS encoding alpha/beta hydrolase; protein product: MGERLSLEPAAVAVCEDNSAHPRSYELIPDAGRQLLSDFQDRPIAKDEVTIEDEPCDTGEWGIINVRYIRPIGAFGRLPVIFYIHGGGWVFGDSHTHDKLIRELAVRTHSVVIFPDYSLAPEAQYPTAIEQNYAVLCQTAAAHGLWDASHLIVAGDGVGGNLATVMTLMAKQRKGPRITGQLLYYPVTDTDFETASYQEFGEGYGLASAGMQWFWDQYAPDSEDREKSTVAPLKADQSELVELPAAMILTAEADVTRDEAEAYACRLRQVGVAVTQVRFQGMVHDFVMLNALDKTRACRAAMDLSTQWVMQQQHLLANVFD
- a CDS encoding VIT family protein, which produces MKRNKKPATLAQRINVLRASVMGANDGILSVAGIVVGVAGAATSSFAIFISGIAGMIAGTVSMAMGEYVSVNTQKDAQRKAIETQTAALDDDYQGEVDFIREKYIASGIKPELATQATKEMMANDPLKASVRERFGFNVGEYTNPFSAAIASMISFPTGSILPLVSISLLPKDWRILGTFIAVVIALSITGYVAATLGNANRRNGTMRNVIAGILTMLVTYGIGHLFA
- a CDS encoding APC family permease, giving the protein MKRKMSLFSLIMLTLSAIIGSGWLFGAGMAAQIAGPASILSWILGAVVIGLIALNYIELGTMFPTSGGMSQYAAFSHGPLLGFVAGWSNWLSLLTIIPIEAVAAVQYMSSWPWSWANWTRGFLKAGNITNEGLVIVFLFILAFTLLNFWSVKLLTRFTSFISMFKLLIPTLTIIVLIWTGFETQNFAHAAGFMPSGSASIFSATTAAGIIFSYNAFQTTINMGNEIEHPEKNIFWSIVIAFGISAIIYTMLQVAFIGAVPAGNLAHGWHGVNFQSPFADIAILLNLGWLSTLLYLDAFVSPFGTGVSFVATTSRALAAMTGSKHMPTKLGEVNRKYQTPRRAMVVNLLLGVVLVAGFRNWSALSNVISTSTLIAYLTGPVTVTALRRQAPNFIRPFRLHAVHWWSPLAYILASLAIYWAKWPTTIEVFGVIALGLVFYVYYEVRQPAGWYALRASLKGSRWLLAEMIWLTIMSLIGSHEFGGIGFAAYPWDFVLVTLGSLGCYYLGVHDAYHSESFEIAEELNLRVNEE
- a CDS encoding sce7725 family protein; the encoded protein is MLYFPYFRGRQYDLLALKKIAEQRILPRNIIPIIEPVRDIRALPQTVAAFVDHDQPLVLIANPTVSDYALTQQKLYDWQGWRDNPNLIVGHILTPTTVASPPIAGRQTLLIGRQYDELLAAQHAGILTNVTYLLVPPEARIRQLLQRPTISLFDHAWLPEHDRSYADIEDGFFSNDWELATQNHYQGFSDYTIGGGHYSEHGYPARAVTLHLTYFSGEQLRIHRFVSDDRSDFKHPKEKFFQAVAKLAEWLPQQPTSVQTPAAQELAAYHTQHHFPGLGVVKRLSLEHHLQTMAAYFNTHYPLN
- a CDS encoding VIT family protein, whose product is MEVNEEVHEKKQKKQKQHQTMDEKLNTLRAGVLGSNDGILTVVGVLFSVAAATTNQFTIFIAGLSDLLACAFSMASGEYASVSTQKDTEKAAVAKEQALLQSNYADQQAAVQKFYEERGVTPETSLAIAQDLMHKDALATVVNVKEDIQLGHYMNPWDAAFSSLIAASLGGTFPLVAMTLFPAATQWPATIVAVLLSVTLTGYLSAKLGHGLVKTAIIRNVIVGIITMFIHYYVGQFF
- a CDS encoding lactonase family protein; translation: MTEEFYIGTYTKRISRGIYRVSVDTATPKLMDCEWLASAGSPTYIAKAKAQRLYVINKKETDGTTHGGLIIYDVSEEKPRAIQQVLDIGSSPAYVAVDEARQLVFTANYHTAAVTVYAIAADGTLTLTDKVIDQDPVGPAPEQADGPHPHFADLTPDQRLVVCDLGSDKVYLYDVSAEGKLSAVSQLDLPAGYGPRHIVFDDKKHVAYLVGELSSNVATLSYDAAAGQFAVKEITSTIPEDWTAHNGAAAIRLSADGRFVYVSNRGNNSLAVFATAEDGSLTLVQRISTEGDFPRDFNWTADQSLVLVVNQNSDNATLYQRDAQTGKLTLVQKDFMVPEGVSVLPA